The Corynebacterium occultum sequence GTCCGGTGCCGCATATGGGGCGGCACCGGGCCCGATTTGTTTTGCCGGGGGTGTGAAGGTGCGGGAGCGGTGTCCCCTGGTCTGGTCACCCCCTGGGGAGATCAGGCCGGCGCTTATCGACGCCGCGGTGTACACCCCCTGGCTATCTGTCTCGGCACTCTTCTGGGTTGGGGTCTGAACCGGGGATAGGGTTGGGGTGGCAAGGACGCCGCAGCGATCCCAGGAGGATTCCCCGCCATGTCCCAACCCCATCCGCCCACACCTCGCCGTCCCCGTCGCCGCCTCCGCCTGGGTGTCATCCTGCTCAGCCTGCTGCTGGTGCTGCTCCTGGTGGACAAGGGCCGAGTTCTCTTCTTCCCGCCACCACAGGTGGGCCACTGGTCCTCGCCTGAGGCACAGCAGGACTATGAAAGCTCCTACCGCGAACTGCTCGCGGGGCTGCCGGAAGCGGAGTCCCGTCTGGTGGACACCGATTTCGGTGCGGTCCATGTCCTGGTCTGGGAGAGCGAGAACCCCGCTCCCCCGTTGCTGCTCCTGCCCGGGCACAGTTCCGGGGCCCCGATGTGGGCGGAGAACCTGCCTGATTTCATCGGCCAGCGCAGCATCATCGCCCCTGACCCGCTGGGGGATGCCGGTTTCTCCAGCCAGAAACTCCCCCTGAACTCCCCGGCGGATCAGGGAATCTGGATCAGCCAGGTGCTCCAGGCCATGACGGTGGAAGAGGTGCATGTCCTGGGGCATAGTTTCGGGGGTGCCAACGCCGCACACTTCGCGCTACAGCATCCCGAACAGATCGCCTCGCTGACCTTGCTGGAACCGGTGATGATCATCGAGAGGCTGCCTGTCTCGGCTTTCTTCTGGGCCACCCTCACCCAACTTCCCGTGCCCCAGTCCTGGCGGGACCGTGCCCTGGCTGAAATTGGCGGCACCACCGTGGAAGAGGTGCAGAAAAGAACCCCCATGTCAGAGATGATCGATGCCGCCGCCAGTGGTTACCGCACCGCACTACCCACCCCGGGCAGGCTCTCTGATGAGCAGTGGCGCAGCATCCAGGTGCCGCTGCGGGTGGATATCGCCGGGACCTCCTCCCTGGCGGGTGGGCAGGAGGGCCTCGAACGGCTGGAAGCCCTGCTCCCTGAGGGAGAGTTCGGTTACTGGCCGGAGGCCACCCATTCCCTGCCCATGGATGAGCGGGCGGCACTCAGCCCCGTGCTGCTGGAGTTCTGGGAGCGGCACGACTGAGGCGACATCCCCGGGGAGGGGGCGTCGATAAGCACGGCAGCACACAACGAAACTCCCCGCCAGCCGCACCTTTAAGGAGGCGCGGCCCGACGGGGAGTGTCGCGGCAGGGGTTGTTATTCGTCGGTGATGGCATCCAGCGGTGGGGTGCTGGCTGCGCGCTGCGCCGGCCAGATGGCGGCGAGGATACCCACCACCAGGGAACCGAGGAAGATCCAGCCGATGTTGTCCCAGGGGATGGTCACCGAGCTCAGTCCCTCCCCGGCCAGCACCGTGACGAAGGACCAGCCGAGGAAGAGACCGATCAATACACCCATGAGCGCGCCGAAGAGGGCGATCTGGACCGCCTCCAGGGTGATCATGGTGCGCACCTGCGCGCGCTGGCTGCCCACCGCGCGGAGCATACCGATCTCCTGACGTCGTTCAATCACATTCAGGGTCAGGGTGTTGACGATACCGAGCACCGCGATGATCACCGCCAGGGCCAGCAGGGCGTAGAGGATGTTGAGCATCAGATCGATCGCCTGGGTGGACTGCCCGGAGATCTCCTGGCTGTCCATCACCTGCACCACGATGAAGTCATTGACCGCATTCTCCAGGTTCTCCCGCAGCTGCTCAGTGTCCACGCTGCCGTCGCCGAGCACACCGATATTCATCAGCTGCTGGGCCTCCGCAGGCAACATGCTGTCCGCCAGGCTCTGGCTGACGAACATGCCGCCCAGGGTGAAGTTCGGTTCGAAGATGGCGCGCACCTGCGTCTCCACCGGATCCGGGGAGACCGGGGAGGTCACCGAGACGGTGTCACCGACCTCCCAGCCGTTCTCGGCGGCGAAGTTGGAGTCCACCGCCACGCCTTCGGTGCCGTTCATGTCGAGCTCACCGTCGACGAGCACGGTCTGGATGATCGCGGAGATATCTCCCCCGACCACATTGGTCGAACCCACCCCGCCGGGGCCGTAGGTGGCCTGATCCTCAACGTAGATCGGGGCCATGCCCAGGGTGGCCACCTCACCCACACCTTCAGTCTCACGGACCACGTCCAGGGCCTCCAGAGGCACCGGGAAACTACCGTTGGTGGGACCCGCCAGGAAATAATCCGCCTGGTAGTCCTCCTCGATCATGTCGGAGATCGAGGACTTCATGGTGTCACCCAGCATGCCGATCGAGGTCACCAGGGCAACCCCCAGGGTCAGGGCGAAGGCGGTGGTGGCGGTGCGTCGCGGGCTGCGACGGGAGTTGGTGGCAGCCAGCTTGCCGACGGCCCCGAAGGGCGCGCCGATCACCTTTCCGATGCCCGGTACCACCGGCAGGGACATGGCCGGGCCGGCCAGGAAGAAACCGGTGATCACACCGAGGGCACCCACCCCGACCAGACTTGCCCGGGTGCCGGTGGCGGCCTCCTCCATCAGGACCGCGCCGATCGCGGCGGCCGCACCGATCAGGATGAGCAGAACACCGATGAGGGTGCGTCCCTTGAGGGAGGAACCGGCCGCGGTTTCGGTGGTGCGCATGGCCTCCACCGGTTGCACCGCACCTGCCCGACGGGCGGGGGCCCAAGCGGAGAGCACGGTGACCACGGTGCCCAGCAGGATGGGCACGATCACGGAGGTCGGGGTCAGACCCAGGCCGGAATCCGGCAGCTCCAGGTCGAAGAAGGCGAGTGCCGCCTTGATGCCCTGAACCATGCCCAGACCGACCACCACGCCGATGGCGGAACCGATGACACCGACGAGCAGAGCCTCGAAAACCACCGAGCGGGTGATCTGCTTGCGGGCGGCACCCAGGGCGCGCAGCAAGGCGAACTCCTTGGTGCGCTGGGCGACAATCATGGAGAAGGTGTTGGCGATGAGGAAGGTGCCCACCAGCAGGGCCACCAGTCCGAAGGCCACCAGGAAGTAGTTGATGAAGCTCAGCGCCATCTCCATCATCTGGCTGGCATCCGCGGCGAGCTTCTCACCGGTCTCCACGGTGACACCCCCCAGCTCCCCGCGCAGCTGATCAACCAGCTGGGTCGGTTCCACACCGGCCACGGCCGCAACCGCGATATCGGGCAGGTTCGCCCCATCGCTGTAGCGCTCCAGGTAGTCCGCCTCAGCCATGGCGAGGCTGATGCTCGGGCCGGAGTCGACGGCGGGACGGAAGATACCGGAGACGGTGACCGTGTTGCGCTGGACCGGGTCAACCACCAGGAGTTCGGTGCCGACGCTGATGTCGAATTTCTCAGCCGCCACATCATTGATCAGGATCTCATCCCCACCCTGTGGGGCGTTGCCCTCGAGGATCCCGGCACCCTCAACCACGGAGTCTGCCGGGTCGTACCAGATACCGACCGAGGAGGGGATGCCCGCGGTCTGGATGGTGTTGCCCTCGGTGTCCGCCAGGACCACGGAGGTAGAGGCGGAGAAGTTGAGCTTCTCGATGTCGGGATTGCCCAGCAGGGACTGGTGCACCTCGGGGGTGATGCCCATGACGCCGGCCTCACGGTCCGGGCTGACCACCGCGTCCACTCCCTCATAGGCGCTGGAGACCGCCGAGGTGAAGGTGTTCGAGAGAGCGTTGGTGAACATGAAGGCACCCGAGATGAAGGCGGTGCCCAATACCACCGCGATGACGGTGAGCGCCATCCTGAGTTTATGGGCCGAGAGACTGCGGAGGCTCACTTTCCGCATGGTGGTGTCCTTGGCCATCAGTTCTTGCGCTCGATTCCGGCCATGGTGTCCAGGATGGTGTTGATCTCCGGGTCGCGGAGTTCATTGACGATCTCCCCGTCTGCCAGGAAGATGACGCGGTCCGCATAGGAGGCGGCCTTGGCGTCGTGGGTGACGATCACCACGGTCTGATTGTCCTCATCAACGGCGGTGCGCAGAATATTCAGCACCTCACGGGAGGAGTTGGAGTCGAGGTTACCGGTGGGCTCATCGCCGAAGATGATCTCCGGGCGGGACACCAGGGCCCGGGCACAGGCCACACGTTGCTGCTGACCACCGGACAGCTCCGCGGGGCGGTGCGTCAGTCGCTGGCTCAGCCCCAGACGATCCGTGATGGAGTCGAACCATGCCGCATCGACCTTGCGGCCGGCGATATCGGTGGGCAGGGTGATGTTCTCCCGGGCGGTGAGGGTGGGCACCAGGTTGAAGGACTGGAAGATGAAGCCCAGACGGTCACGCCGGAGGTTGGTCATCTCACGGTCCTTCAGGGTGGACAGGTCGGTGTCACCGATGAAGGCCTGGCCGGAGGTCGCGGAATCCAGACCTGCCATGCAGTGCATCAGGGTGGATTTGCCGGAACCGGAGGGCCCCATGATGGCGGTAAACTCATTACGCACGAATTCGACATTCACACTCTTGAGTGCCGTGACCCCGGTATCTCCGGCACCGTACTGCTTGTGCAGGTTCACCGCGCGGGCAGCTGCCTCCCCGGTGAGCGGGGTTGTTCCGGTGTTCGGGCGCTGCTCTGACTCTGGCATGTGAAGATGTCTCCTTTGGAAGATGTCTGGATGGGTCCAGCTGGGTTCGGACCTGAAATGCTGCCTATTAAATTATCCCACAGTGTACATTTCGGATATCAGGGGATACCCGGATCTTTGCGCAGCTGAAGGGCTGTTCCTGTATTTTCGATCACATACTCATGCTCTGCCATAGACTGGCTACATGACTAAGCAGCCCAACTCCCCTATCGGGGATGACACACCTGATATCAAACCCCGCTCCCGGGATGTTACCGACGGTCTTGAATCCACCGCCTCCCGCGGCATGCTCCGCGCCGTGGGCATGGGTGACGAGGACTGGGTCAAGCCTCAGATCGGCGTGGCCTCCTCCTGGAATGAGATCACCCCCTGCAACCTGACCCTGAAGAAACTCGCTGAGTTCGCCAAGCAAGGCGTGCACGCCGCCGGTGGCTATCCCCTCGAGTTCGGCACCATCTCCGTCTCTGACGGCATTTCCATGGGACATGAGGGCATGCATTACTCCCTGGTTTCCCGTGAAGTGATCGCCGACTCCGTGGAGACGGTCATGTCCGCGGAGCGCCTCGACGGTTCCGTGCTCCTGGCAGGTTGCGATAAGTCCATCCCCGGCATGTTGATGGCCGCCGCCCGCCTCGACCTCTCCAGTGTCTTCCTCTACAACGGTTCCACAATGCCCGGCACCGCCCGCTTCGAGGACGGCAGCGAGAAGGAGGTCACGCTTATCGACGCCTTCGAGGCGGTCGGTGCGTGCCGGGCCGGCAATATGTCGGAAAAGGATGTGGATGCCATCGAGCGTGCCGTCTGCCCCGGTGAAGGTGCCTGTGGTGGCATGTACACCGCCAACACCATGGCTTCTGCCGCGGAAGCCATGGGCATGTCCCTGCCGGGCTCTGCCGCTCCCCCCGCCATCCACCGCAACCGCACCGAGTACGCCCGCAAGTCCGGCGAGGCGGTCTTCGGTCTCCTGGAGAAGGGCATCACCGCACGGGACATCATCACCCGTGAATCCCTGCTCAACGCCGTCGCCGTGGTGATGGCCCTGGGCGGCTCCACCAACGCCGTGCTGCACCTCCTGGCCATCGCCAAGGAGGCGGAGGTGGAGCTGAGCCTGGAGGACTTCAACGAGGTCTCCGACAAGGTTCCCCACCTGGCCAACCTCAAACCCTTCGGCGAATACGTGATGAATGACGTCTTCAAGATCGGTGGCATCCCGGTGGTCATGAAGGCGCTTCTCGACGCCGGGCTCATCAACGGGGACTGCATCACCGTCACCGGCAAGACAGTCGCCGAGAACCTGGCGGGCATCAACCCCCCGGACCCGGACGGCAAGATCCTGCGTGCCCTGGACAACCCCATCCACCGCAGTGGTGGACTCTCCATCCTCAAGGGCAGTCTCGCTCCGGAGGGCGCGGTGGTCAAGACCGCCGGTTTCGACGCCGATGTCTTCGAGGGCACCGCCCGCGTCTTCGAGCGCGAGCAGCCCGCCATGGATGCCGTCCTGAATGGGGAACTCAAGAAGGGTGATGTGGTGATCATCCGCTATGAAGGGCCCAAAGGTGGGCCCGGCATGCGTGAGATGCTGGCGATCACCGGCGCCATCAAGGGTGCCGGCATCGGCAAGGATGTTCTGCTGATCACCGACGGCCGCTTCTCCGGCGGCTCCACCGGACTGGTCATCGGCCATGTTTCCCCGGAGGCCGTGGATGGCGGTCCCATCGCCTTCGTTCAGGATGGCGACCCCATCCGGGTCAGCATCCCGGAGCGCAGCATCAACGTCGACATCTCTGAGGAAGAGATGGCGAAGCGCAGGGCGGCATGGCAGGTCCCCGAGAACCCCCGTCTGCACGGGGTGCTCGGCAAGTACGCCAAGCTGGTGCAGTCCGCCTCCCTGGGCGCAGTAACCACCTAGGCCCCCTCCCCCACCAGGACGGGAAGTCAGTTTCCCGTCCTGGTGGGGGGTGTCCCAGGTTTTTGTGGGATACGAAAAAAGAGGTAGGCCCCGGGAAGAGAAACCATGTTCTCTTCCCGGGGCCTACCCCTTATTTTTTCTTGCATGAAGTTAAAGGTTGGCAGCGACCTACTCTCCCACACCCTCCCAGGTGCAGTACCATCAGCGCGAACGGGCTTAGCTTCCGGGTTCGGAAAGGGACCGGGCGTGACCCCGCCGCAATAAACCACCAACACACTCAAACAACACGAACCAACCACACCCCACCACACAGGGGGATGCGTGTCGTGTCAGACACTGCACAGTGGACGCGAAGCAACCCTCAAGATCACTCGTTACAAGTTACGCACAACCACCAACCCCAAGGGCCAGCAGATATATGTGTGTTATCGGTAAATTAGTACCGGTCACCTCCACACCTTACGATGCGTCCAGATCCGGCCTATCAACCCCATAATCTATAGGGAACCTCAAAAGAAACCTCATCTCAAAACAGGCTTCCCGCTTAGATGCTTTCAGCGGTTATCCCTCCCGTACGTAGCCAACCAGCCCTGCCCCTGGCGGAACAACTGGCACACTAGAGGTACGTCCGTCCCGGTCCTCTCGTACTAGGGACAGCCTTCTTCAAGTTTCAACGCGCACGGCGGATAGAGACCGAACTGTCTCACGACGTTCTAAACCCAGCTCGCGTGCCGCTTTAATGGGCGAACAGCCCAACCCTTGGGACCTACTCCAGCCCCAGGATGCGACGAGCCGACATCGAGGTGCCAAACCATCCCGTCGATATGGACTCTTGGGGAAGATCAGCCTGTTATCCCCGGGGTACCTTTTATCCGTTGAGCGACACCACATCCACAAGTAGGTGCCGGATCACTAGTCCCGACTTTCGTCCCTGTTCGAGCTGTCACTCTCACAGTCAAGCTCCCTTGTGCACTTACACTCACCACCTGATTACCAACCAGGCTGAGGAAACCTTTGGGCGCCTCCGTTACCATTTAGGAGGCAACCGCCCCAGTTAAACTACCCACCAGGCACTGTCCCCAACCCAGATCATGGGCCAAAGTTAGATGTTCAATCCGATCAGAGTGGTATTTCAACAACGACTCCCACACAACTAGCGTCATGTGATCTAAGTCTCCCACCTATCCTACACAAACCGAACCGAACACCAATACCAAGCTATAGTGAAGGTCCCGGGGTCTTTTCGTCCTGCCGCGCGTAACGAGCATCTTTACTCGTACTGCAATTTCACCGGGCCTGTGGTTGAGACAGCAGGGAAGTCGTTACGCCATTCGTGCAGGTCGGAACTTACCCGACAAGGAATTTCGCTACCTTAGGATGGTTATAGTTACCACCGCCGTTTACTGGGGCTTAAATTCTCAGCTTCGCCCATAAATGAGCTAACCGGTCCTCTTAACCTTCCAGCACCGGGCAGGCGTCAGTCCGTATACCTCAACTTAAACGTTTTCGCACGGACCTGTGTTTTTAATAAACAGTCGCTTCCCTCTATTCTCTGCGACCACAACCAGCTCAAGGTGTAAAACCCGTCACCAGCCATGGCCCCCCTTCTCCCGAAGTTACGGGGGCATTTTGCCGAGTTCCTTAACCACAGTTCACCCGAACGCCTTAGTATTCTCTACCTGACTACCTGTGTCGGTTTAGGGTACGGGCCGAATGTGCACTCGCTAGAGGCTTTTCTCGACAGTACAGGATCACCAACATCACCCCGAAGGGCTACGCATCACGCCTCACACACCTGGGCCGGCGGATTTACCTACCAACCCGTGCTACACGCTTACACCACAATCCAATAAGTGGCTCGGCTACCTCACTGCGTCACCCCATCACTTAGCTACTACCAGCTCAGGCTCCACGCACGCCCCGACAGACACCATCAAAGATGACATCCGAAGGATTATGGGTGGTTAGTATCACTGATTCACCATGGGCGCACACACTCGGGTACGGGAATATCAACCCGTTATCCATCGACTACGCCTGACGGCCTCGCCTTAGGCCCCGACTCACCCTGGGAAGACGAACTTGACCCAGGAACCCTTAGTCATCCGGCGGATGAGATTCTCACTCATCAATTCGTTACTCATGCCTGCATTCTCACTCGCACACAGTCCACACCCGGTCACCCAAGCGCTTCACCCCGTGCACGACGCTCCCCTACCCAATAATATAAATATCATTGCCGCGGCTTCGGCGGTGTACTTGAGCCCCACTACATTGTCGGCGCAGAACCACTCGACCAGTGAGCTATTACGCACTCTTTCAAGGATGGCTGCTTCTAAGCCAACCTCCTGGCTGTCTTCGCGATCCCACATCCTTTTCCACTTAGTACACCCTTAGGGGCCTTAACCGGCGATCTGGGCTGTTTCCCTCTCGACTATGAAGCTTATCCCCCACAGTCTCACTGCTGCGCTAACTTAAACCGGCATTCGGAGTTTGGCTGACATTGCTAAGATTGTAGTCCCGCTCAACCAACCAGTAGCTCTACCTCCGGCAAGCACCACACAACGCTGCACCTAAATGCATTTCGGGGAGAACCAGCTATCACGGAGTTTGATTGGCCTTTCACCCCTACCCACAACTCATCCCCTCAGTTTTCAACCTAAGTGGGTTCGCGCCTCCACGACGTCTTACCATCGCTTCACACTGGCCATGGGTAGATCACCCCGCTTCGGGTCCAGGACATGCCACTAAAACACACTAGTTAGTATTCGCTTTCGCTACGACTACCCCACTCAACGGGTTAACCTCGCGACATGCCGCTGACTCGCAGGCTCATTCTTCAAAAGGCACGCCATCACCTATTACAGCTCTGACGGATTGTAAGCACACGGTTTCAGGTACTATTTCACTCCCCTCCCGGGGTACTTTTCACCATTCCCTCACGGTACTAATCCGCTATCGGTCATACTGAGTATTCAGGCTTACCGGGTGGTCCCGGCAGATTCACAGCAGATTCCACGAGCCCGCTGCTACTCGGGACATAAACAACAAGAAACACAGTGTCTTCACGTACGGGACTCTCACCCTCTCCGGCAGGTCATCCCAAACCACTTCCGCTAACACCGTGCACCCTGCGCCCGGCTGGTAGACCAGACACGCTTAAATCCCACAACCCCCACAATGCAACCCCTACCAGGTATCACACATCACAGGTTTAGCCACTAATCCATTTTCGCTCGCCGCTACTCACGGAATCACTATTGTTTTCTTTTCCTGCGGGTACTGAGATGTTTCACTTCCCCGCGTAACCCCCACAACCACTATGAATTCATGGAAGGGTGACCGCCCATAACGACAGCCGGGTTTCCCCATTCGGACATCCTCGGATCAACGCTTAGTTGGCAACTCCCCGAGGCATAACGCAGCCTCTCACGTCCTTCATCGGCTCAGTATGCCAAGGCATCCACCGTGTGCCCTTAAAAAACACACACAAAACTTCTATCACGACAAGGTCGCGATGAAATTGCTTACTTACAACAAGAATAAAGATGCTCGCGTCCACTATACAGTTCTCACACAACACACCACCCACCACCACACACCCCACCCGAAGACGAGACACCTGATACGTAGATGATCAGTCACGGAACAAAAATGTTGTCCCAGACACCCAACAGCATGCCACCCCACCACCGTCAGACAGTGAGTTATCTTTTGCTCATCGACCACGCATCCAAGCGTGGGGAATCATATCCACCCGATTAAAATGCCGGCGGGCCAACAAACGTGACCACCAACCGGTGTACCCCACCCACACAGTGGATGAAAGGATTTTCTAAAGCTCCTTAGAAAGGAGGTGATCCAGCCGCACCTTCCGGTACGGCTACCTTGTTACGACTTCGTCCCAATCGCCGATCCCACCTTCGACAGCTCCCCCCTTACGGTTGGGCCACTGGCTTCGGGTGTTACCAACTTTCATGACGTGACGGGCGGTGTGTACAAGGCCCGGGAACGTATTCACCGCAGCGTTGCTGATCTGCGATTACTAGCGACTCCGACTTCATGGGGTCGAGTTGCAGACCCCAATCCGAACTGAGGCCGGCTTTGAAGGATTAGCTTACCCTCACGGGTTCGCGACCTGCTGTACCGACCATTGTAGCATGTGTGAAGCCCTGGACATAAGGGGCATGATGATTTGACGTCATCCCCACCTTCCTCCGAGTTGACCCCGGCAGTTTCTCATGAGTCCCCACCATAACGTGCTGGCAACATAAGACAAGGGTTGCGCTCGTTGCGGGACTTAACCCAACATCTCACGACACGAGCTGACGACAACCATGCACCACCTGTGAACCAGCCACAAGGGAAGACGTATCTCTACGCCGATCTGGTCCATGTCAAGCCCAGGTAAGGTTCTTCGCGTTGCATCGAATTAATCCACATGCTCCGCCGCTTGTGCGGGCCCCCGTCAATTCCTTTGAGTTTTAGCCTTGCGGCCGTACTCCCCAGGCGGGGCGCTTAATGCGTTAGCTACGGCACAGAAGACGTGGAAGTCCCCTACACCTAGCGCCCACCGTTTACGGCATGGACTACCAGGGTATCTAATCCTGTTCGCTACCCATGCTTTCGCTCCTCAGCGTCAGTTACTGCCCAGAGACCTGCCTTCGCCATTGGTGTTCCTCCTGATATCTGCGCATATCACCGCTACACCAGGAATTCCAGTCTCCCCTACAGCACTCAAGTTATGCCCGTATCGCCTGCACGCCCGGAGTTAAGCCCCGGAATTTCACAGACGACGCGACAAACCACCTACGAGCTCTTTACGCCCAGTAATTCCGGACAACGCTCGCACCCTACGTATTACCGCGGCTGCTGGCACGTAGTTAGCCGGTGCTTCTTATCCAGGTACCGTCACCTTGCGGCTTCGTCCCTGGCGAAAGGAGTTTACAACCCGAAGGCCTTCATCCCCCACGCGGCGTCGCTGCATCAGGCTTCCGCCCATTGTGCAATATTCCCCACTGCTGCCTCCCGTAGGAGTCTGGGCCGTATCTCAGTCCCAATGTGGCCGTCCACCCTCTCAGGCCGGCTACCCGTCGACGCCTTGGTAGGCCATTACCCCACCAACAAGCTGATAGGCCGCGAGCTCATCCCACACCGAAAAATCTTTCCACCACACCTCCACGATGCGGTCCTATCCGGTATTAGACCCAGTTTCCCAGGCTTATCCCGAAGTGCGGGGCAGATCACCCACGTGTTACTCACCCGTTCGCCACTCGAGTACCCCCGAAGGAGCCTTTCCGTTCGACTTGCATGTGTTAAGCACGCCGCCAGCGTTCGTCCTGAGCCAGGATCAAACTCTCCATAAAAGACAACCAACACCCCGAAGGACGCCGATCAATCAGACTGAAAAGCCCGACAACCTGACAAACAAACCACGACCCACCCCCCACAAAGAGGAACAGGCCACTGGCAATTCATCCAAAAAATTACTG is a genomic window containing:
- the ilvD gene encoding dihydroxy-acid dehydratase, with the translated sequence MTKQPNSPIGDDTPDIKPRSRDVTDGLESTASRGMLRAVGMGDEDWVKPQIGVASSWNEITPCNLTLKKLAEFAKQGVHAAGGYPLEFGTISVSDGISMGHEGMHYSLVSREVIADSVETVMSAERLDGSVLLAGCDKSIPGMLMAAARLDLSSVFLYNGSTMPGTARFEDGSEKEVTLIDAFEAVGACRAGNMSEKDVDAIERAVCPGEGACGGMYTANTMASAAEAMGMSLPGSAAPPAIHRNRTEYARKSGEAVFGLLEKGITARDIITRESLLNAVAVVMALGGSTNAVLHLLAIAKEAEVELSLEDFNEVSDKVPHLANLKPFGEYVMNDVFKIGGIPVVMKALLDAGLINGDCITVTGKTVAENLAGINPPDPDGKILRALDNPIHRSGGLSILKGSLAPEGAVVKTAGFDADVFEGTARVFEREQPAMDAVLNGELKKGDVVIIRYEGPKGGPGMREMLAITGAIKGAGIGKDVLLITDGRFSGGSTGLVIGHVSPEAVDGGPIAFVQDGDPIRVSIPERSINVDISEEEMAKRRAAWQVPENPRLHGVLGKYAKLVQSASLGAVTT
- a CDS encoding alpha/beta fold hydrolase — its product is MSQPHPPTPRRPRRRLRLGVILLSLLLVLLLVDKGRVLFFPPPQVGHWSSPEAQQDYESSYRELLAGLPEAESRLVDTDFGAVHVLVWESENPAPPLLLLPGHSSGAPMWAENLPDFIGQRSIIAPDPLGDAGFSSQKLPLNSPADQGIWISQVLQAMTVEEVHVLGHSFGGANAAHFALQHPEQIASLTLLEPVMIIERLPVSAFFWATLTQLPVPQSWRDRALAEIGGTTVEEVQKRTPMSEMIDAAASGYRTALPTPGRLSDEQWRSIQVPLRVDIAGTSSLAGGQEGLERLEALLPEGEFGYWPEATHSLPMDERAALSPVLLEFWERHD
- a CDS encoding ABC transporter permease, with product MRKVSLRSLSAHKLRMALTVIAVVLGTAFISGAFMFTNALSNTFTSAVSSAYEGVDAVVSPDREAGVMGITPEVHQSLLGNPDIEKLNFSASTSVVLADTEGNTIQTAGIPSSVGIWYDPADSVVEGAGILEGNAPQGGDEILINDVAAEKFDISVGTELLVVDPVQRNTVTVSGIFRPAVDSGPSISLAMAEADYLERYSDGANLPDIAVAAVAGVEPTQLVDQLRGELGGVTVETGEKLAADASQMMEMALSFINYFLVAFGLVALLVGTFLIANTFSMIVAQRTKEFALLRALGAARKQITRSVVFEALLVGVIGSAIGVVVGLGMVQGIKAALAFFDLELPDSGLGLTPTSVIVPILLGTVVTVLSAWAPARRAGAVQPVEAMRTTETAAGSSLKGRTLIGVLLILIGAAAAIGAVLMEEAATGTRASLVGVGALGVITGFFLAGPAMSLPVVPGIGKVIGAPFGAVGKLAATNSRRSPRRTATTAFALTLGVALVTSIGMLGDTMKSSISDMIEEDYQADYFLAGPTNGSFPVPLEALDVVRETEGVGEVATLGMAPIYVEDQATYGPGGVGSTNVVGGDISAIIQTVLVDGELDMNGTEGVAVDSNFAAENGWEVGDTVSVTSPVSPDPVETQVRAIFEPNFTLGGMFVSQSLADSMLPAEAQQLMNIGVLGDGSVDTEQLRENLENAVNDFIVVQVMDSQEISGQSTQAIDLMLNILYALLALAVIIAVLGIVNTLTLNVIERRQEIGMLRAVGSQRAQVRTMITLEAVQIALFGALMGVLIGLFLGWSFVTVLAGEGLSSVTIPWDNIGWIFLGSLVVGILAAIWPAQRAASTPPLDAITDE
- a CDS encoding ABC transporter ATP-binding protein, with amino-acid sequence MPESEQRPNTGTTPLTGEAAARAVNLHKQYGAGDTGVTALKSVNVEFVRNEFTAIMGPSGSGKSTLMHCMAGLDSATSGQAFIGDTDLSTLKDREMTNLRRDRLGFIFQSFNLVPTLTARENITLPTDIAGRKVDAAWFDSITDRLGLSQRLTHRPAELSGGQQQRVACARALVSRPEIIFGDEPTGNLDSNSSREVLNILRTAVDEDNQTVVIVTHDAKAASYADRVIFLADGEIVNELRDPEINTILDTMAGIERKN